In the genome of Pediococcus claussenii ATCC BAA-344, one region contains:
- a CDS encoding 2-hydroxymuconate tautomerase — MPLVHIDLIEGRSEEQLRGLVKDVTTAIVKNTGAPAEHVHVVLNEMKKNNYSVAGILKSDEK, encoded by the coding sequence ATGCCATTGGTCCATATTGATCTAATTGAAGGTAGGAGTGAAGAACAATTACGTGGGTTAGTCAAAGACGTAACTACTGCCATTGTTAAAAATACTGGTGCTCCTGCAGAGCATGTTCATGTTGTTTTAAACGAGATGAAGAAAAATAACTACTCAGTTGCCGGAATTTTAAAAAGCGACGAAAAGTAA
- a CDS encoding RsmB/NOP family class I SAM-dependent RNA methyltransferase, producing MNLPDDFIKKYQKLLGSDATEFLNSFSQPVEKGFRINPLKGDVLLHDTDLREPISYSDWGYYGKVNGKTIDHQSGGIYSQEPSAMLVGEITHPKPGQKVLDLCAAPGGKSTYLASFMNQEGILVSNEINRGRAKILAENLERFGTQNTVILNESPDRLEHVFGEYFDIIVVDAPCSGEGMFRKDPGAVQYWHRDYSLECARRQKEILKSAMKMLAPGGQIVYSTCTFAPEEDEQIIAWLLDNYPDLAMVELPKGSGMDSGRPEWANGNQELKKAIRLFPQHFRGEGHFMAKLSLDAQVISEKAKKRRKSQTRLEKEQQRLWNDFKQSFLSDHIEIKNVFAVGNILYSRNEEIDLSKLRYIKPGWELGAFKKNRFEPSLSLVLALKKDDIKNIVQISADEWKQYVHGDTIDLETNQAKNGWVAVCVDDTIVGPAKLVNGTLKNFYPKGLRMNVL from the coding sequence ATGAATTTACCAGACGATTTTATCAAAAAATATCAAAAACTGCTTGGAAGCGATGCTACTGAATTTTTAAACAGTTTTTCTCAACCAGTTGAAAAAGGTTTTAGGATTAATCCTTTAAAAGGAGACGTCTTACTACATGATACAGATCTACGTGAACCCATCTCATATTCGGATTGGGGATATTATGGAAAAGTTAACGGGAAAACAATTGATCATCAAAGTGGAGGTATTTATAGTCAGGAACCTAGTGCCATGCTGGTTGGAGAGATTACACATCCAAAGCCAGGACAAAAAGTTTTAGATTTGTGTGCTGCACCCGGTGGGAAATCAACATATTTAGCAAGTTTTATGAATCAAGAGGGAATCCTCGTTTCAAACGAAATTAATCGTGGGCGTGCTAAGATACTAGCTGAAAATTTAGAAAGATTTGGAACTCAAAATACGGTAATTCTAAATGAATCTCCAGATCGTTTGGAACATGTTTTTGGGGAATATTTTGACATTATTGTTGTTGATGCTCCATGTTCAGGTGAGGGAATGTTTAGAAAAGATCCTGGGGCAGTTCAGTATTGGCACAGGGATTATTCGTTAGAATGTGCAAGACGACAAAAAGAGATTCTCAAAAGTGCTATGAAGATGTTAGCTCCCGGAGGGCAGATTGTATACTCTACCTGCACCTTTGCACCAGAAGAAGACGAACAAATTATTGCTTGGCTACTAGATAATTATCCAGATCTTGCAATGGTTGAACTTCCTAAGGGATCCGGAATGGACAGTGGCCGACCAGAATGGGCCAATGGTAATCAAGAATTGAAAAAGGCTATACGACTTTTTCCGCAGCACTTTAGGGGTGAAGGCCACTTTATGGCAAAACTAAGTCTAGACGCCCAAGTCATAAGTGAGAAAGCGAAGAAACGAAGAAAGAGCCAAACTAGACTAGAAAAAGAACAGCAAAGACTATGGAATGATTTTAAGCAGTCTTTTCTTTCTGACCATATTGAGATCAAGAACGTATTTGCAGTTGGAAATATTTTATATAGCAGGAATGAAGAAATAGATTTATCAAAATTAAGATATATTAAACCAGGTTGGGAGTTAGGAGCTTTTAAAAAGAATCGATTTGAGCCTAGTTTAAGTTTGGTGCTTGCTCTAAAAAAGGATGATATTAAAAATATCGTTCAAATTTCTGCGGACGAATGGAAGCAATATGTGCATGGCGACACGATAGACTTGGAAACAAATCAAGCAAAAAATGGCTGGGTAGCAGTCTGCGTGGACGACACAATTGTAGGACCTGCAAAGTTAGTGAATGGAACATTAAAAAACTTTTATCCTAAAGGATTAAGGATGAATGTTTTATAA
- a CDS encoding Cof-type HAD-IIB family hydrolase, protein MEKQLITLDLDGTTLNQASSLSNTTIKTLQAASNAGHIVSIITGRPYRMAVDIYDQLQLKTPMANFNGALTHIPHQSWAGEYRRSINKSIVLDLLKNKDKYHIELLAVEDKDSYLADHGSPASFDFFPHTIAKNQILTPESLRKNPTSITILVEPRYENQVKNQLLHHYGDFIEIGVWGGPNSVLEIVSKGIQKAKAVSYIANYYGIDRSNIIAFGDEHNDAEMLDFVGRGVAMKNATPQIKGIANDITEFDNDHDGVARYLTQYLKLAQ, encoded by the coding sequence ATGGAAAAACAACTCATCACTTTAGACCTTGATGGAACAACTCTAAATCAAGCTTCGTCACTTTCGAATACAACAATTAAAACATTACAGGCCGCTTCTAATGCAGGTCACATTGTCTCAATAATAACTGGTCGTCCCTATCGAATGGCAGTAGATATTTATGATCAACTTCAACTAAAAACTCCCATGGCCAATTTTAACGGAGCACTTACTCATATTCCCCACCAAAGTTGGGCAGGTGAATATCGTCGTTCGATCAATAAATCAATTGTGCTCGATCTACTAAAAAATAAGGATAAATATCACATTGAATTACTTGCAGTCGAAGATAAAGATTCCTATCTAGCAGACCATGGCTCCCCTGCATCGTTTGACTTTTTTCCACATACAATCGCTAAGAATCAAATTCTAACACCCGAGTCCCTAAGAAAAAATCCAACTTCGATTACGATCCTTGTTGAACCCAGATATGAAAACCAGGTTAAAAATCAGCTTTTACATCATTACGGTGATTTTATTGAGATTGGTGTTTGGGGTGGACCAAACAGTGTCTTAGAAATCGTTTCGAAGGGAATTCAAAAAGCTAAAGCCGTTAGCTATATCGCGAATTATTATGGAATTGATCGCAGCAATATCATCGCATTTGGAGATGAACATAACGATGCTGAAATGCTCGACTTTGTTGGACGTGGTGTCGCAATGAAGAATGCCACACCTCAAATTAAAGGTATTGCCAACGATATAACCGAATTTGATAATGATCATGATGGTGTTGCACGCTATCTTACACAGTATTTAAAATTGGCTCAATAA
- a CDS encoding C69 family dipeptidase → MDNKYSACTSFLAGNRATADGSTIIARNEDSKPSWPKHFKVQSHESIEDNHFKSNENNFEMNLSSIRAKYTSTPEWTDEFGLFEEDGINEYGVAMSATESAYTNPRVLSFDPLETDSGIGEEAMITVVLPYVKTARDAVIYLGKIIEQHGTSETNGILFSDKDEVWYMETAGGHQWVAQRIPDDSYAIVSNQLSIQEIDFNDSNSFLFKDDIKEFVENNHLNPDPKSFNFRNIFGLNDLSDEYYNTPRVWEGQRILNPEIEQSPVSHDMPFIRKASKLIQLEDIKQILGSHYEGTPFDPAGSGSDEEKHRFRPISLPATQESHILQIRPDLPIDLGGIHWLCMGVAAESIYVPFFAGISETPAAYHNGKQNYSSDSAYWTFKLSSVLVGAHYSNFIKQLNDMRTSTNVIINSRLHSLQVDILNSQDEERQYKLNQAAKEISDIAIDAFKEFNSKIISASTALSPLYFEHNSNL, encoded by the coding sequence ATGGATAATAAATATTCTGCCTGCACAAGTTTTTTAGCAGGGAATCGAGCAACCGCAGATGGTTCTACAATTATCGCTAGGAATGAAGATTCGAAACCATCATGGCCAAAACATTTTAAAGTTCAAAGTCACGAAAGTATTGAAGATAATCATTTTAAATCTAACGAAAATAACTTTGAAATGAATTTATCATCAATCAGAGCCAAGTACACTTCTACACCTGAATGGACCGATGAATTTGGGCTATTTGAAGAAGATGGAATTAATGAATATGGGGTTGCAATGAGTGCAACCGAAAGCGCCTATACTAATCCAAGAGTACTTAGCTTCGATCCTCTTGAAACTGATTCAGGCATTGGAGAAGAGGCTATGATTACCGTCGTTTTGCCATACGTTAAAACTGCACGCGATGCGGTTATCTATCTTGGAAAGATCATCGAACAACATGGTACCTCCGAAACAAACGGAATTCTCTTTTCTGATAAAGATGAGGTTTGGTATATGGAAACCGCTGGCGGGCACCAATGGGTAGCGCAAAGAATTCCTGACGATTCATATGCGATAGTCTCAAATCAGCTTTCGATTCAAGAGATAGATTTTAATGATTCAAACTCGTTTTTATTCAAGGACGACATTAAAGAATTCGTGGAAAATAATCATCTAAATCCCGATCCCAAAAGTTTTAATTTCCGTAATATTTTTGGACTTAATGATCTATCTGATGAATATTACAATACTCCTCGAGTATGGGAGGGACAACGGATTCTTAATCCGGAAATCGAACAAAGTCCAGTAAGTCACGATATGCCCTTTATTCGAAAAGCCAGTAAATTAATTCAATTGGAGGATATAAAACAAATTTTAGGATCACACTACGAAGGAACACCATTTGACCCTGCTGGCAGCGGCTCTGATGAAGAAAAGCATCGTTTTAGGCCAATTAGTCTACCGGCAACTCAAGAGTCGCATATCCTTCAAATTAGGCCTGATTTGCCAATTGATTTAGGTGGAATTCATTGGTTATGCATGGGTGTCGCTGCTGAAAGTATCTACGTTCCATTTTTCGCTGGTATTTCAGAAACTCCAGCTGCATATCACAATGGAAAACAAAACTATTCGTCTGACTCAGCCTATTGGACATTCAAATTATCCAGCGTACTTGTTGGAGCTCACTATTCAAACTTTATTAAACAATTAAATGATATGCGGACAAGTACCAATGTCATAATTAATTCTCGATTACACTCCTTGCAAGTTGATATTTTAAATTCCCAAGATGAGGAACGACAATATAAACTTAACCAAGCGGCTAAAGAAATAAGCGACATTGCCATTGATGCTTTTAAAGAATTTAATTCTAAAATAATTAGTGCATCAACTGCGTTGTCTCCTTTATACTTTGAACATAACTCAAATTTATAA